The bacterium genomic interval GTCGAATATCTCCACGCGGGAGGGCACGCCGTCGACGGCGATTTTCACTGCGGAATTGAAGGGGTTGGGGTAGGCCGTTATCTCGAAGGCGGAGGGCTTTACCGGCGGCGCAACCTCGGCAATCGATGTCGGAATAGCATATTGCACGATTGCGCGGATAGCGAAGTTGCTCGGGTTCGAAACCCAGGACGAACCACTCCAATAATACGACATTCCGCTGCCGGAACCGCTTGTCGAAATACTGATGGAACCGTCGCGGAAAACGCAACCGGCAGCAAAATCACCGCTGAAAAAGATCAACGTATCCGAAATGTAAAAGGTGTTCCAATTGGTCGAAACATAGGATATGTCCCCGATCCACAACGGATCGTCCGACGATGCCGATGTCAGATCGAAGTATGTCGGTTGCATCGACCCGGAGGATTGGAGGTTGATCTCCACGGCGATTATCCTTCCGGGCGAGATAATTGGAGTGAACTCCGCGCGGAGTTTAAAACCGTCGTAACCGCTGAAGCTTCCATAATACGGACCCGGCGCGGTTGCCCAAAGTGTATCGATCCCTCCGGTGCAGCTTCCGCTCGGTGCCGCAGCGACACGCTCGGAGTAGCGACTGCTTCCCGATGAGTAATTTGCGCGGACACGGTAATAATATATCTGGCCGTTGATAACCGATAAATCGTCGAATGACGCCGTCCCCGGAGTTCCAATCGTGGAATACGGACCGGTAGCGATCTGCGCACGATACACCGTGTATCCGGTGACTGCTGCGCCCGGAGGTGTCCATGTTAACGAAACATGGCCGGACAACATACTCTGAGCATTAAGGTTCATCGGCGGCGACATCGGAGAACCACTCACTGTGGCATTATAAGTGAAATTCGCCTGGCCGCCGCTATGCGCTGTGTTCGTCACGATCATGGCCATGTCCGAGACGGTGGCCCAATCGGTGATGTTCAAAGCGGCGGTGTTCCCCGCGCCGAGCGAAACGATATCTTCCACATAGCCGATCCCGTCGGACCTGAGAATTCTCACATCGAATTGTGCGGCGTCATCGCCGTCGAAACTCAAATCCATAATGGAACCGCCGTCGTTCTGCCGAAAACGGACTACATTGCACGCCACCGGGTATGGCCGGGTTCCAAGAGCCGGGCCGTGAGCGGGATAAGAATTGTGATCGCCAGATAGAGCAACATCTGGATACAATGCCGCTTCGGTAAAATGCGCGCCGTCGCTGCGCGCACCGGTGACATATCGCCAGCCGCTATATCGCGCATAGGCCAGATCGAATGTCGATCCATAGCCGATCAATGTCGTGTCCAGTGTAGCTATGTCGTCGGTGGAATATTTGTGGTTTTCCCAACAACCGGAAGGCCCGGCGAAAAACGGCGTGCCATAGGTCTCCCACAGATATATCGCCCATATCCCACCGCCATATTCGTGGCTGCCATCGTAGTATGTTTGGGATATATGCGGCGCGTCCTGATACCATTCGAGTTGAAGCTCGTGCCCGGGATATTCCGGCCAGACAGCGTGCTCCGCCCATACCGCGCAATTCTCCATCCACCACGTAAGCGAATTGAACGTGTATCCAAACTGTATCGCGTGATGGAACTCATGGGCGGTGAGATTCGCCGCGCATGCCGTTGGGTTCGACTCGCCGGATAGATCGCTTTTGAGGACGACATAGGACATCCTGTCGTCCCAAGGCGTGGAAGTAACCTGGCCGTCCGATTGGCAATATCCGTAAGTACTGCTCGAAAAATACTGTATATATGCATCGTAAAGGTTTGTCCCGCCACCGGTGCCGCCGTCATAAGGGGGATGTGCAAAACCCATAATGGTGACCTGCTCTATCCACGCGCTGTCGAGATAAGCGGCATAAAGCTGCACAGTCGCAATATTAGTGGCATCGGTGCCGGTCGTTGTATAATACACCCTGAAATGTCCCGTTGGGGAGTCGATATAATGTGGCAAACTCGGCCTTAGCAGTGCCGGTCTAAGAAGCTCTCTCGCTTTTGGCGATAGGGATTCCCATTCGCGTTGCACTTCGAGGAATATTGGCGTGGCGCACCTTCCAACGTTAATCTCTTCGCCCGATGGAACCAACTCCGGCGAAACAACCGACCAAACGGAAAGCACCAATTCTCTTTCGTGCTGTGACAGCACCGAAAGGTCGGCTTCGGTGGAAGCCCAAACAAAGGCGGCCAACAACAAAATTACGGCAATAGATCTCATATTACTAACTCCTTGTGTGTATTATCAATATTAATATAATACGACCAGATGGAGGCCTTTGTCAAAGGGTAATTGAAGGAATATATTGAACCTTGAGAACGATGTTTAGGTTTGATCAGACACTATCGAGTGTGATCGATAATTTTGCGTTCACCTTCAGTGAAATTCGATATGGATGATCAAGTCTGCATATTTAATCCCTAGATCATCTTGCCCAACAACTGCCTTTACTTATATAATATTTATTATACTCGTTTTTTTTGCGAACGATGTTAAATCGCTAATTTTCCTTAAGCAATGACTGTCACGCCCGATGCTACGTCCTTCGGACGCATCGGCTCTTCCCATCCACGACTCTGTCACCCATCCCCCTCGCGCCAGCCCTCACCTATTAAGATTGCTCCCATTCGCGCGCTTGCGATTTTTTATTTGTATTCCTATGAATATCCAGACAAGCTTGTCATGATAAAATTTTCCTTGCTTTAATTGGCTTAAATCGTTTTATTATAGCGATTTTGAAAAGAATTGAGGTTATTATGATAAGAATTAAACTTGAAGAGACACTCGAATACCTATGGGAAGACATTCAACCGAGCCTCGAGAAAGCTGCGCAAGAGGTTTTTCCTGAAGCGGAGTTTGAGAGCCGCGTGCTCTTCCGCGCTTTTTTAAAGGAGATCGGCCGCCAGAAACACGACTGGGCAAAAATACCGGACAACCTTATCGATTCGAGTTATTGAAATATGAGTTCGAGCTTGAAGAAACATATCATTCTTGCTTTGAAAGTCGGTGTTAGCGCGGCTCTTCTGTATTATTTAATCACGCGCATCGACTTGGAGGGATTTATTACTGCTGGAAGGGAATTCCCTCTTTGGACGATGCTTCCGCTCACGCTGGTGTTCATCGCGACCATTTTCATTGGAAGCTTGCGGTGGAAAGTATTTCTTGGCTCTCATGGAATAAGGCAATCGGTCATGAAAGGCGTCCAGCTTTACATGATTGGTTATTTTTTCAACAATTTCCTTCCTAGTGGAGTTGGCGGCGATGTTGTTCGTGGTTATTGCGCTGGCAAGGAATGCAAACGCATTCCTGTTGTTTATGCCTCGATAGCGGCGGAGCGTCTTTCGGGTCTTCTTGGGACACTCGCTATATCTCTGTTATTCCTACCTATAGTCCGTCCCCCGGCACCACTTCCGGTTCTAGTTCTGGGGCTCAATGTTCTTTTTTGGGTTGGCACAATCGTTTTCATTTTCCTTAATCTAGAGGATTTTCTGCGTAAAGTCTTAAACAAGCTACCTTTCGGCATAGGTGCGAAAATCGGCGATTTTGTCGAGGCGGTGCGATTTTTCCGTAAAGATACTAAAGCACTCATTCAAGGTTTTCTGCTTTCCATCATATATCAAGGATCGCTTATAACCTTCGTCTTTCTTATCGCAATTATTGCTGGCGTCGAAAAGATTCCATGCACGGCTTATTATGTTTTCGTTCCGCTTATATGGATAATTGCTCTTATACCTATTTCACTCAATGCTCTTGGAGTTAGGGAAGCGAGTTTCAGCTATTTTTTCAGTTTATGGGGAGCCTCGGAGGCTCAGGGACTGCTTGTTTCGCTGCTTTTCTTCGGGACTAGCGTAATCTGCGGTATTATTGGAGGTATAATCTGGGCTGTGTCCGGCAATAGGGCGAAATCTCAGGATATTCAAGACGGTCCGATAAACAAAAGCAAATAAATGAATAACACAACAATAGAGCTGGCAAAATTATATGATATAAACTGTTAAAGATTACCAAATCAGATAGCAACAACGCGTAGAGGTTTTTAATACCCGGAAATTTACCTAGTCTATATTGAAATCAACTGCGGGAACACGAAGGAAGATAACTTATGTTAAATAGCAGAATCATAATATTAGGGTTATTTTTAGTTCCTATTATTCTTTTACCAAATTCCGTTCCAATAATCACTGATGTTCGAATAGCTCGAACTGATTCCACAGCAATAATACATTTTTCAAGCTTCGACTCGGACAATGATTCGTTAACCTATCGCCTTGCGTTTGGAGATGAAGAAATCGACCTTGCACAAAAAGCGTTAGCTATTTCGAACGATAGCATAAAAATCCCACTCGATCTGTTGCCGGATACCGATTTGCCGCCACATCTTTTCGCCTATGACGGCACAGGCTACGGCGGCGAATATCTCGAGGTCGCTCCAGCGAAAAATGCGCGCGCATTTCTTTCCCGCTTCGAGATCACAAACCTCGAATTCGAGGCTTTTGTAGAAAACGGCGGTTACGAGACCGAGCAATATTGGATAATCGATGATGGCAGTATTAGCGTGCCCAAACTCGGTTGGCGCTATCAGGGCAAATTCGGCTGGCTTCATCCTGCGGGATGGGACAATCACTCCGATCCACCCTATGCAAGCGACACGGTTTCATCCGGACCATTTCATCCTGTGGTTGGTGTGTCGTGGTGGGAATGCTGGGCATACTGCAAGTGGGCTGGCGTCGAACTTCCTACCGAAGAACAATGGCGCGCTGCGGCTAACAAAGCCACCACAGGCTCGGGAATCCTGGTCGTTAGGGGCAATTTCGATGGCAATCGAGATGGCTTCGCCGCTCTTGCCCCAACTGGCAGCTATCCCTCTCTTGATTTTGCAGATTTAGCTGGCAATGTCTGGGAATGGCTTGTTATTGTCCGTGACGTTATCGATTATGCCGAATTTACCTGCGCAGCGAGAGCCCTCGCGGGCGGAAGCTGGCGTTCCTCGGCAAATTTATTCCCGGACCATCGTCGTTCCCATTGCCCCTTACTTCGCGACCCGGATATCGGTTTACGCACAGCTGTGAAAACAATCCCTTACGGAGAATAATAGATACAAACCCTACTTTGAATATTCCTATTAATAGTCGGCGCATCAACATCATTTCAACTCGAGTCCTTATGTCATTTCAAGAAGCGCAAACAACGAAGCGTTCTCAGCGCGAATAGAAGGAGATTTCTCCCCTTCGGGTCGAAATGACAGCAAGGTTGAGGTATATTGCCGCGCCCTTTGGACTCGCAATGACACTAGAAGCAAATTTATATGGCAACCTTGAATCTCCATCACTTCCGGTATTTTACCTCGTCCAAGCGAGCTTCGACTCCGCTCAGCCACCAATAGCAGCCCCTCGGCTGAGCCGTGGGAATGTTGATGAGGGTCTGGAGATTTATGGCAGAAGACCATTGTTGTCGGCCATGCCGACTTTTTGTTTGAAATGATGAGGTAATTGCCTATATTATAAAACGATGTGGGACTTTAAATTCATAGGAGCACTCGAAAAAGCCATCGCTTCGGTGCTGGTAATCGCGATAGTCTATCTTCTGATTCGCGTATCTTTCCGCCTCATAAAAAAAGTAGTCAAGAGTCCCGAATCCAAATATGCTATCCGTAAAAGCGCTATTTACGGATCCACAGTTTTCAGTTTGATACTCGTCGCGACTATATGGATCGAGGTTATCTCAAGCTTTACAACATTTCTTGGGATAATCGGCGCGGGCGTGGCTCTTGCCCTGAAAGACCCATTGACCTCAATCGCCGGATGGTTCTATTTAACAATTTCACGCACATATAGCCTCGGCGATAGAGTAGAAATAGATAATCTCAAAGGCGATGTTGTCGATGTGAGCATCTTCCACACAACCATGCTCGAGGTCGATGGTTGGGTCGATAGCGAACAATCTACAGGGAGGCTTGTCACGTTCCCCCATAATTGGTTATTTACGAAAAGAGTATATAACTACTCGAAGGGCTTCCGCTTCATTTGGACCGAGGTTTCACTGGTGATAACATTCGAGAGCAATCTCAAGCTCGCCTCAGATATAATCCTCAAACGCGCGCAGGAGATTTGCGGGAACATCCCCGAGCTTGCGGAGAAAGCCCTGAAAGACACATCGAACAAGTATCTTATTAGAATAGGCAAACTTACACCGATTGTATATACCAAAGTTATCGACAGTGGAGTCAAACTCTCTGCGCGGTTTCTCACGCGCGTGCGCGCGAGGCGGCAGTCCGAACACGATCTTTACAACGCGATCCTCGAGGATTTCGCCAAAGAGCAGGATGTCAATCTTGCATACCCAACATACAGATTGGTGCAAAATCAGGATTGAGAGATAAACTTATAACTCTATGAATTAGTAGCATACATCCAAAATCTAGGGGATTTTTCTCTTAAAATAAATACTATGCACAAAAAAAGATGAAGGAATTTTATTACTCAATAGTTATTTTCTTCTCTATCTCGTAACCTCATATGGAACATGGGGGTATAGTAATTCGATTTCCTTTCAACGAACCTAAGAATATCCAACATAAACGCTATTATGAGTTTAATTGGGCCTGTTTAAAACCCCAGTTATCAGATGTAGGAATTACTTTATAAAAATCACACGCTTAGTAATCGAGGTATTGAATCCCATTTTTGCTCGTATCAAATAAACACCCGAAGATATGGAAGCATTCGGTGTCCATGTGAATTTGCATATTATGTAGGCGGCCTCTGCGTCACCTGTTCTTTTAGTATTCGAGGTTGAAGCAAGCTTCGACGGTGCAGTTTCATTTTTAGTTAAATCCACTACCGACCGTCCCGAGATGTCGAAAACCTCGATATTAAAGGGCAATTCACGAATTGCCCTAATGGGTGCTTCAATGGAAACCCGCAGCGATGAATTAAAAGGATTGGGATAAGCACAAACCGAAATTTGGGCAGGTCTGTAAGATTTTTCGTTCACGGTTACAGGAATCGATATTATCTCAACCGGAAAATTGTGTTGTATAGTGGTCCCATCGCCCAATTGGCCATACCCATTACGCCCCCATGCCAAAAGCCGGCTATCGCTTAAAACTACGAAATTGTGCCCAGAACCGGTTTCGATTTTTACTGCATCAAATAAATAGCCTATGTTATCCTTGCCGTGAACACGCACAGGCAAATGTTCATCACAAGTGCTATTATTGCCTATCGAACCGTAGAAATTATTCCCCCATGCCCATACCGAACCATCATCTAAAAGCGCTATGGAATGTTCTAAACCGCTTTCAAAAGCAGTTACTCCAAGTAAAAAACCGAAACCAGAACCATTGAGGACTCTCGTTGGCAGTCTTTTAGAAATAATCGAAGCATCCGCAAGTTGTCCATTGAAATTCCTCCCCCAACCCCATAATTTACCATAGCTATCTAGAGCAAGGCTATGACCGGTTATCCCGAATATTCCATGCTGTGTAGCCGAAAAAGCAGAAATATTCTTTAAAGTATCTGTCCCAGTTGAATCAAATACCGGAAGCGGAAAGTAGCGGCTTAAAGTTGTGTCATTCCCAAGCTGACCATCTACACCAGACCCCCACGACCATAGCATTTCGTCAAATCTCATTGCTAAATTAAATGAAGCACCGGCAACCATCTCGTCAACACCGTTGAAAATTACAGAAGATGAGATTAGCACTGGATAAGCAAGGGTATGTGCATCACTATCCGCTAAACCCCTTCCAAGTTGGCCCTCGTTGTTCGTGCCCCAGGCCCATAGAATGCCCCAACTATCGAGTGCAAGCGAATGAGAAGACCCAGCGGATATCTTCTCTATATCTTCGATTGGATAACCCGTGGAATCGAGAACATAGCAAGGGAAACGGGCATCGGAAGATGTTCCGTTTCCGAGTTGGCCTTTATCATTTTTACCAAAAGCAAGCACATGACCATCGGACATAAGCGCAAGTGAATAGTTTACGCCTGCCGATACATCAATAATATCCATAAGATATCCAGTATCGGTGATGTTTCTTACACGATTTGGGCTATGCCTTTCTGAAATCAAACTATCACCGAGTTGGCCGTATTCATTACTTCCCCATGAATAAACAGAGCCATCATCAATAAGCATTAATGTGTGATTATTCCCCGCAGAAATCCCGGTGATATTTGAAAAAGCAGGAGAAACATAAATAAAAAGCGTAAGAAAAAGGAATTTTAAATTAGTGATTCGCATCGAATAAAAATATTACTCCTCGGAAATTTTTCGCAGTTTTCCTTGAGCTGCAGAATTGGTTATCGAAGAAGTTGAATTTTATGGATACAGAATTTAAGGCCCGATCGCAATCTCACGAAATATATTCCAGAAGGAGCTTTGTTTCCACTCGTGTAGGAACCATTCCAAACCACCGTGAACCTCCCCGCTTCTTTCTCTCCACTAAAAATCTTATTCACAGACTTCCCTAAAATATCGAAAACTTCAATTTCAGTATTATCCGAAAGAGGAAGTTCCCAATCAATCCTCACAGCTGAATTGAAGGGATTTGGATTGCATAATATAGCCAGTTCCTCAGGTAAATCTGCACCGGAATTCGATACTCGAGTAAACTCGATTGTCTTGCTTAAAATCGAAATATCCGGCAATTTGGATTTCTCCTTTTCCAAAGAGCTGAGTGAAGTCACAGTGACCTCTCCCCCATTTAATGCGCCAGATGAAGGTTTTAGGAAAACGGATATCTGTTCACCTGCGTTCCCTTGAAGATACACAGCAAGCCTTCCCTCAGAGCAATAATGTTCTAGTGAATTATCCATAAGGCTCACGAAAGAGAAATCTTGTGCATCCCATTCGAATAAAATCGTCCTCGGTTCCGCGCTTTTATCAGATATCGATACTGATACAGTAGCAGCAATCTGAGAATCATCATTAAATATCTCCGCCGAAACTACAAATGGGAGATTAGATCCACCAGCGAGAAGAACGCCCACAAACACTAATACTAAAACAGATTTTCTTAAATCAATCTTCATGATCTCTCCTAAAGAGTAATCAATATTTTATCTACAAATATCCAGTATTGTCCTGAACGGAGAACCGATGGACAATCATAGTATAAAACAATTCGATCCACTTTCTGCATATCCGGTAAAATATCTAACGGCACCTCAACGCTCACCCATCTATCCAGAGGATCGGTTCTAAGTTGTGGAAAATATATTTGCCCGTTTTTATCGGGAAGGAAGTAGTCCGAAAGCCATGTTGTGTCCACGTCATCGAAACTAACCAGTCGAAGATCCAAAATGGCGGTGCCGTAATCCATCGGAAAATCGAAATGATAATAAATCTCGAAACTAAGCTTGCTTGCTTGAGTAAGCTCGAGCTCCTCGAATGGCGGCAATTCCCATAAATCGTATTTAAATCGAGACGGGCTGAATCCATTCATATCTCCATGTGCCATCAGATAATAGTCGCCGTCGGTAGGTGTCGGCCAAGAGTCATCTGGGGCGTGTATATCGCAGGTGTCGGGAGTAGTGTTCTCCGTAAGTTTTAATCTATCCGGTGTGTAGGTTGGCGGATCGTTAGGTTCAAATGAAGCGAAAAACGCCCTTCTCAACATAAAGTTATCGATACATGCCTCGGTGCCAGTGGTCGCCTTAATCCATACGGATTCCACAATTCTAGAAGAATCTGCTATATCGAAACTGTCTGGAACCGCATCGCGATATTCGTGAGGTGTCGGGGATGTAATAGAATCGAACCACACAATACCATCAACATCCCGAAGCTTATAACCAAGGAACAAACTCCCCGATAATACCTTCGCTTCGTAAACCATGAAAAGACAGCGCTTCGTGCAAAGCGAACAAGGATTCACCTGGCGAACATCGAAGAGAAGCGTGCTATCCTCCGGCGAAAACATAAACTCAAAGCTCGGTGTTTCAATTCGAAGCCAGCCCTCATCTCCATCGAGGACTCGCTGGCATAAGATCGATGGATTGTAAATATCCATTGAATCACCGGGGACATTGCTCATGTATCCAAAATTCCGGAGAGAATCGTCGTCGTTGAAATCTGTGGTTGGGAAGCTATCCACATCGATGAATGTGAAAATGCTATCATCGAAGGCGAGGTATTCTTTCGCTAACTTAAAAGTCGAATCGATGCTGTCCTGAGCGAACTCGGTAAACCAACTCCACAGAGTTTCTCCGGTAGCCGCGTCGGTTTCGAACCAATGCCAGGTCGTGTCTCCTGTTATTGTATCGACATCGAAGCTCCACGGCCCGATATCGTTGCTCAGAAGCAGCGAAGCATATGTCATTTTAACATAATCGTCGTTGATATGCGATTCGGAGATTTTATGAATATTAATTTCCTCCCAATCGACGAGAGTATCGACGTTATTATCAGCATCGTCAGTTAAATTATCTCCAAAATGAGTGTAAACACCGAAAGTATCGACATACACTTCTTTTTTTCTCTGGAAAATGGAAACATTGTCGATATATGATCGAAGGTTGCCCATACACGGAAGATCGCTTTCGTAGCGTATCAGAATATCTTGTATAAGCCATCCGGTAAGAATATCCGGAAGCTCGACATCGATATATCGCCAAAAATCCCCCGAAACCGGTCGATATGTCAGATCACCTTCAGAATCTATTTCGTTGCGATCCCACGGATAGTAAGAATTGCTCCACTGGTCATGAATCTCTTCGCCCTCCTCGGCGAGGAAATCGAGCATATATTTCGTTTCACCTGAATTAGGATTGTATATCTTGAAATCGATAACAACTTTTGGTGGAACAAGATCAGTTAAATCCTGCCTTTCATAATATAGAAGAGGAGAATGTTCGTGCCAAATATAGTAGCCCAAGTTCGTGCAGTCCTCGATGTGGTATTCGAGGTCCTCCGGTAAGAGCGAAAAAACAAATCCGGGATTGCTAACCTCATCCATTTGCATATGAAG includes:
- a CDS encoding fibronectin type III domain-containing protein, producing the protein MRSIAVILLLAAFVWASTEADLSVLSQHERELVLSVWSVVSPELVPSGEEINVGRCATPIFLEVQREWESLSPKARELLRPALLRPSLPHYIDSPTGHFRVYYTTTGTDATNIATVQLYAAYLDSAWIEQVTIMGFAHPPYDGGTGGGTNLYDAYIQYFSSSTYGYCQSDGQVTSTPWDDRMSYVVLKSDLSGESNPTACAANLTAHEFHHAIQFGYTFNSLTWWMENCAVWAEHAVWPEYPGHELQLEWYQDAPHISQTYYDGSHEYGGGIWAIYLWETYGTPFFAGPSGCWENHKYSTDDIATLDTTLIGYGSTFDLAYARYSGWRYVTGARSDGAHFTEAALYPDVALSGDHNSYPAHGPALGTRPYPVACNVVRFRQNDGGSIMDLSFDGDDAAQFDVRILRSDGIGYVEDIVSLGAGNTAALNITDWATVSDMAMIVTNTAHSGGQANFTYNATVSGSPMSPPMNLNAQSMLSGHVSLTWTPPGAAVTGYTVYRAQIATGPYSTIGTPGTASFDDLSVINGQIYYYRVRANYSSGSSRYSERVAAAPSGSCTGGIDTLWATAPGPYYGSFSGYDGFKLRAEFTPIISPGRIIAVEINLQSSGSMQPTYFDLTSASSDDPLWIGDISYVSTNWNTFYISDTLIFFSGDFAAGCVFRDGSISISTSGSGSGMSYYWSGSSWVSNPSNFAIRAIVQYAIPTSIAEVAPPVKPSAFEITAYPNPFNSAVKIAVDGVPSRVEIFD
- a CDS encoding flippase-like domain-containing protein; its protein translation is MKKHIILALKVGVSAALLYYLITRIDLEGFITAGREFPLWTMLPLTLVFIATIFIGSLRWKVFLGSHGIRQSVMKGVQLYMIGYFFNNFLPSGVGGDVVRGYCAGKECKRIPVVYASIAAERLSGLLGTLAISLLFLPIVRPPAPLPVLVLGLNVLFWVGTIVFIFLNLEDFLRKVLNKLPFGIGAKIGDFVEAVRFFRKDTKALIQGFLLSIIYQGSLITFVFLIAIIAGVEKIPCTAYYVFVPLIWIIALIPISLNALGVREASFSYFFSLWGASEAQGLLVSLLFFGTSVICGIIGGIIWAVSGNRAKSQDIQDGPINKSK
- a CDS encoding SUMF1/EgtB/PvdO family nonheme iron enzyme: MLNSRIIILGLFLVPIILLPNSVPIITDVRIARTDSTAIIHFSSFDSDNDSLTYRLAFGDEEIDLAQKALAISNDSIKIPLDLLPDTDLPPHLFAYDGTGYGGEYLEVAPAKNARAFLSRFEITNLEFEAFVENGGYETEQYWIIDDGSISVPKLGWRYQGKFGWLHPAGWDNHSDPPYASDTVSSGPFHPVVGVSWWECWAYCKWAGVELPTEEQWRAAANKATTGSGILVVRGNFDGNRDGFAALAPTGSYPSLDFADLAGNVWEWLVIVRDVIDYAEFTCAARALAGGSWRSSANLFPDHRRSHCPLLRDPDIGLRTAVKTIPYGE
- a CDS encoding mechanosensitive ion channel family protein, whose amino-acid sequence is MWDFKFIGALEKAIASVLVIAIVYLLIRVSFRLIKKVVKSPESKYAIRKSAIYGSTVFSLILVATIWIEVISSFTTFLGIIGAGVALALKDPLTSIAGWFYLTISRTYSLGDRVEIDNLKGDVVDVSIFHTTMLEVDGWVDSEQSTGRLVTFPHNWLFTKRVYNYSKGFRFIWTEVSLVITFESNLKLASDIILKRAQEICGNIPELAEKALKDTSNKYLIRIGKLTPIVYTKVIDSGVKLSARFLTRVRARRQSEHDLYNAILEDFAKEQDVNLAYPTYRLVQNQD
- a CDS encoding T9SS type A sorting domain-containing protein, coding for MRITNLKFLFLTLFIYVSPAFSNITGISAGNNHTLMLIDDGSVYSWGSNEYGQLGDSLISERHSPNRVRNITDTGYLMDIIDVSAGVNYSLALMSDGHVLAFGKNDKGQLGNGTSSDARFPCYVLDSTGYPIEDIEKISAGSSHSLALDSWGILWAWGTNNEGQLGRGLADSDAHTLAYPVLISSSVIFNGVDEMVAGASFNLAMRFDEMLWSWGSGVDGQLGNDTTLSRYFPLPVFDSTGTDTLKNISAFSATQHGIFGITGHSLALDSYGKLWGWGRNFNGQLADASIISKRLPTRVLNGSGFGFLLGVTAFESGLEHSIALLDDGSVWAWGNNFYGSIGNNSTCDEHLPVRVHGKDNIGYLFDAVKIETGSGHNFVVLSDSRLLAWGRNGYGQLGDGTTIQHNFPVEIISIPVTVNEKSYRPAQISVCAYPNPFNSSLRVSIEAPIRAIRELPFNIEVFDISGRSVVDLTKNETAPSKLASTSNTKRTGDAEAAYIICKFTWTPNASISSGVYLIRAKMGFNTSITKRVIFIK
- a CDS encoding T9SS type A sorting domain-containing protein; protein product: MKIDLRKSVLVLVFVGVLLAGGSNLPFVVSAEIFNDDSQIAATVSVSISDKSAEPRTILFEWDAQDFSFVSLMDNSLEHYCSEGRLAVYLQGNAGEQISVFLKPSSGALNGGEVTVTSLSSLEKEKSKLPDISILSKTIEFTRVSNSGADLPEELAILCNPNPFNSAVRIDWELPLSDNTEIEVFDILGKSVNKIFSGEKEAGRFTVVWNGSYTSGNKAPSGIYFVRLRSGLKFCIHKIQLLR